The following proteins are co-located in the Streptomyces kaniharaensis genome:
- a CDS encoding LolA-like protein, protein MLTSPLADMGHGQIVAELHLDPKTVRKFMRAATADELIGAGP, encoded by the coding sequence ATGCTCACCAGCCCCCTCGCGGACATGGGGCACGGCCAGATCGTCGCTGAGCTGCATCTGGACCCGAAGACGGTGCGGAAGTTCATGAGGGCCGCTACTGCGGACGAGCTGATCGGCGCGGGGCCCTAG